The DNA segment ATTGTATTTGAACagctaaaagaggaaaaacctgttttggaaggaacaaaaaaactggacagctttttcacattgctTTTCATTCTAGGATTTtatcctagaccatttttattaaaaacaacattctgtgaacctaataaagtttcaagattttctcttcctttggtgaaatttgatagtgtttttaacaaataatcaacctgtttttccagcttcttacaattatcacaggtttttattgatgcatgcaaacatgttaattcaaggctaaccaattcagttttaactttgtgcagttcttcctcaagagctttgaccttaggttcaactaccctatttactctattcaatttGTTGCAAATGACAGCTaatctgtttgcttcatcatgtgtttccttaaaggcaattaacagctgatcataattttcagaatcagtggaaaaatcacttactgaatcagagttagattcttcatcattcaccataaAGCAaatatttgcttcttcactttcggTTGAGGAatcactagatgaggatacatcattttcttcccaagagatgtatgctcttttgcctttgcttctttcactcttcttgcttgctgatttttctttgttttgattgtttggacaatcaacctttatatgacctggtttaccacatccaaagcaagtgtAATTAAAAGAGTTTGAATCATTGGATTTAGAATACCTCTTTCTTGTTGAGTTCtatcacggtttttctttctaagaaatttgctgaattttctggtaaGCAGACTCAATGTCTCATCATGTTCATGAttctcttcttcctcacttgtatcatgttccatggtagttttcaaggcaattcctttggctctcttctccacagtttcttattctttcaatcttttcagctctagTTCATGCTCCATAAACTTTCCAAagagtgcagcagtggacatcttggataaatctctggattctgagattgttgttaccttaggctgccagcttcTATCAAGGCATTTCAACACTTTTATGTTGAACTCCTCCTTGTCAAACACTTTGCCAAGACCAGTGAgatgatttacaatgtgtgtaaatcaTTTTTGCACATCTGCAATGCTCTCTCCAGATTGCATTCTAAACAGTTCATATTCCTGGATGAGTGAATGCTTCCTTGCTCGTTTCACATCATCTGtgccttcatgagttacctccagtacttcccacatctccttagctgagttGCATTGGGACACTCTAAAgaattcatccatattcagtgcagaggtgatgatgttcttggctaaggagtcataaTGAGCCTTCTTCATTTCAGTTTCattccattcagaccaaggcttcttcacagtttcttctttgacaacctgcataggtataaaaggtccactgaccactgcatcccaaataccGATATCAATGGACTCCATGAaaatcttcatcctgattttccagaaagcatagttaacaccaccgaACATGGGAGGTCTGTTGATAGACGctccttcagcaaaaggcatctTGAATTCAGACATTTCTGCACACACTTGAGTAACGTACAAGCCCTTGCTCtatgataccaattgttagagttAAAcaatgtctaagttcaagaggggaggggtgaattgagcttatcaaattttcgcaAAAGAAACTGATTTACAGTGTAACAGAgatgaaaagaacatattgattttaaatgaaacagattgtttttacaaatgACTTTAGCAAAAACAGAACTTGATCAACAAGGTTTAGATCAAATAGCAAGAATAGCATAAACAAATTGATTAACTTTTACAGCTTATAAAGTTGCAGATTGTATCACAAGATTAATCAATTTTACTTAACACAAAGCATCTAGAGGAATGAACAAATGTCACAGTTCAGTCAAGGAAAACAATTCACACTTTAGCCATATTACAGATTCACACAGTAGCTTGATTTATGTTTAGAAAATTGATTAACAAGCTAGAATGGCAGATTTAATCAGGTCCAGAGTTAACAAATTTAGATTCAAAAGAACATAttcctttcttgacagattatgtgAAAACTCAGAAataagtgcagggatgagaagagaaacacaagagaatttttatactggttcactcatcaagagctacgtccagttcaccttactccaaggtggaatccactaaaatagatacaatcaattacagcatacacaacagttcttgaaccctacaagaacttcaacaaacaaggctggaaaaacactatttcaggacaccttgcactccaagaaattTTAtcaagagtgactaacacttacacctatTACAAGAACGAATaagggaaagattacacctgaaattgtgttgcaagaacataaaccagttgttctatttgctccaagacagtaccaacaccttcatccagcacaaggttcttcaagaacTAGCACATATCTATTTTCCTACTGAAAAACCTTTGCAGAACCTTTTTAATTCTCTTTctaactgatcctgcctgttgaccaaaacgctggagctttgcctcgtcaaacttggatcgacgtatgcgccgtgtttgcctccgtccttcgccgcgatccacctcaagaacctgcaaaagaacagaacggcgccgctgcggccgatcgcactccaacgcccaagtcagtgactgatccaccaattactaagagtgaaactcaagaactctctcaaggaaccgtgaaccagttctctctcagtatactcaagaactcgcaagcgtaaagaagacaatctgaacgtgcgtgtacctcagaagttcgttgagaactcttatatacctgggcactttctctctcctggcagttacacatctggatacgttgctcgcatccagctgtacacgtgccatcatctggagcctccttgacttgggcgctacttctgactctccgttggctaagttacttatgcatgatactactcagtgcatagttgtcttggagcgcgatctcttctggattggcgagttagggttccttcgtacacaccttccctgaggtctcgccggccgccttcatgatctgcaccacctgttacaccgtgtatgctcaagcaagctgtcccccgacctcatcctctggccagctgggaaatgtctatctgccttcatctccggcgatgtccttgtttcggcgatctctaatcacttggtcgcctgggtttacatctagcgacttcatctttaacccggtgaccgccggttctggtgtgctggagatcggagcacgccaacttaataactggcgactacacgagccccccgacttccttcccttctgccagccaggcgtcccatcaacacgcctatgcAGTaacttgatgccacgtcatcatttccgactaccagggcagtacacaagccccccagtcttaagcgaagacttgtccagcgaaaagactaaaggagtcacgtcaatatcgatctacgtggcgctggcgcagaattccaagcggttgtactttctgctttcctgacgctccaccaaccactcctccaatcgctcgacacgtggcttcatcaacggttacctttaattgtcgtttgcgcttcccaaacccattcgaaaaacccttaaacccatttcgcttctactgttccatcacttcttcgTTTCCTCAAAACGCTTCaagtttcttctgcaaaagctcacgacgctcttcaacctcctgaatcctcaacttccttcatcgctcttccgatcataaaaaggtactccctttatttcttctgctgatttttcctgcattttaaccgattcgcatcatccattaactgtctggtgcatacgctgtgggctgtttcttccatttctcctttctcgtaacttagggcttcgtcttcgttacaacgaaccttcgttcgttcgtttttcacctttctttcacgatcgagtcagcctctgcgaaccctgatcaccttttcttttcttcttcctttgcagcttccgcgatggctcgctcaaagatcaccccaaatcctcctccctcgtcacgaaacccttcatctcaagctcacaacccaccgcgagcacttGGTGCTTCTTCCTCCCAGGCtaagaggcctgcaacctcccgCCCTAACccggctcaggctactccacctgtcgctggaggagcctccgttccttccccagacttcaaaaaattatacccatgggccaccccgaacttgctgaaggaaacctcctcagtaaactctgctggggcagttcttcgactgaagaaaggggacgagcctcacctgttgttccacaaggagcatgacgacaagatgatggtgctaccttgcccccctgacatgccagtgtgcgccgacgacaaagggaacaacggcgggttgttctgcttcgtataCACCAccatgttcaagaaggtgaaacttaggtttcccttcactcgttttgaaagggagctacttaccgagctcaacatcgccgccgcccagctccatcccaacagctgggcgttcgtgcgggcgttccagatcatgtgcgaccacctggggctgccagcgtcagtggacgtttttcttttcctcttcgaagccaaacacccgggagatcgcctgtgggtg comes from the Phaseolus vulgaris cultivar G19833 chromosome 8, P. vulgaris v2.0, whole genome shotgun sequence genome and includes:
- the LOC137825072 gene encoding uncharacterized protein, with protein sequence MSEFKMPFAEGASINRPPMFGGVNYAFWKIRMKIFMESIDIGIWDAVVSGPFIPMQVVKEETVKKPWSEWNETEMKKAHYDSLAKNIITSALNMDEFFRVSQCNSAKEMWEVLEVTHEGTDDVKRARKHSLIQEYELFRMQSGESIADVQK